In Humulus lupulus chromosome 7, drHumLupu1.1, whole genome shotgun sequence, the following are encoded in one genomic region:
- the LOC133791434 gene encoding uncharacterized protein LOC133791434 has translation MDLQAVGEARKMQLNELEERRLFSYENAKLYKEKTKRWHDQKIHERVFEKGQKVLLFNSRLKLFPGKLKSRWSGPFTVVEVYPFEVVTVREDQSGKEFKVNGQRLKHYWGGEVDREKTSISLKDA, from the coding sequence ATGGATCTCCAAGCTGTTGGAGAAGCTAGAAAAATGCAGCTCAATGAGCTGGAGGAGAGGAGGCTATTCTCCTATGAAAATGCCAAGTTGTACAAAGAAAAAACTAAGCGGTGGCATGACCAGAAAATTCATGAGCGAGTGTTTGAGAAAGGTCAGAAAGTTTTGCTGTTCAACTCGCGTTTGAAGCTGTTTCCTGGGAAGCTGAAGTCCCGCTGGTCTGGCCCATTTACAGTGGTGGAAGTCTACCCTTTCGAAGTTGTTACAGTTCGTGAAGATCAGTCCGGAAAGGAGTTTAAAGTGAATGGGCAGAGGCTGAAACATTACTGGGGTGGGGAGGTCGACAGAGAAAAGACCTCCATCAGTTTAAAGGATGCTTGA